TGATTTATTTGTTTGAATTagaaaatgtttttgaaaattaatataaatagagTATTCATGTTCTGATTGTGTTTACAGCTGTTTTCAATATTGTGATGTTATTATATGAGGGAAAAAGTCATCTATGATGTTACCGCAAATCTCTTATTTTATTTGTCTCTGAACTTACATACGAGCACTAATCTATAAGATGACATTCTGTTTCTTCCTAGTGTTAAAATTATATAGAATCATCTGAGGTGTTGCTTCTGTCTGATGTGTTACGTGCAGCAGGGTGGATCGAGTTCACGCCGGAGTATGCTGTCTCGCACAATTCTGCTCCGTTGTTTTTCTTCTTTGTACAGAAGTTGTTTTGGGTGTACCAATTAGAGGGCTGCTGGTTTTTGTTGGTTATTTTTTGTTTCTGACAGGGAGTTTTTCATGGGCTTGCGTTTGTTTGTGTAGTTTGCTATAGACACGGTCAATTAGCCAATAAAAGTATCAACTAAACTTAATCAATATTGATATAAGCACAATAGTCATTTTCTACACAACAAATTTCATGAATCACTTAACAGAGAAAACAAATGCAAGGGAAAGAAAGAGCAATTAATTTCATGAAACTACGTTGCTTAAAAATTATCAAACTTCATTCTGTAAACAATAAAAAACGTTATTAGGGTAGTGTTCCATCCCAAATATACTGACATGAAATGTGATAAAGAGTTGATGATTGTAACTGTATCTCTTATTCCTTTATGGTAAAGCGTCTTCCATATGGTCTAGTTCATCAAATATTCATACCATTTCTTTTGAATACTAGATTTTGTAAAAGTTGTGATATTTAAGTTATCATCTTCCTTTTGTTTCAATTTGTAATTATTTAACAACCGAATCTTCTTATCTTTGAGAAAATATTTCATATAACATCaaactaataataaaaataataataataatgtaaaagAGAAGCTGCTTTATACAACTTACATTATGTTTTAAAAAACTGTCGCAAATGTTTTGCGGTGTGATTTGTAATCGCACATCCAACAACATTAGAATTCACATCAAACACCTTCACCCATATTTcttcatatattttcatcataattCAACATTTGAGAACTCATAAACTCAATTTACATATGCACTAcgtcaaaattgattttttttgtatcgcctaatttaatagcacttttaaagaaagtgatattaaaaaggaaaaaacatatctataatagcactttatAATCGGGCGTTATTATAAGATACAGACAATCggataaagaaaaaaacatatcTATAACAGCACTTTATAATCGAGCGTTATTATAGGATACATACAATctgattttgatagcactttgtGACCATGGGCGGACCCACGTTTATGCTCActgtggctatagccacaccaaAATCTTATGTATTTTTTCTTAGCAATGGCAATTACTATATCAACCTGATAGAATATAAATTATAAACAACATTCTATTTCActtaaaatttattattcttaAAATGAATAGATTGCTTATATCTACTTGTCATTTTTTTCTCCATCATTACATATGTGttcatcctctctctctctctctcaataatATAAGTACAAACTCAAAATAAATTTTGAgaaagtttaattaaaaaataaattaaataacaaaataagtTGAGtgctaaataaatttaattttaaaaagaaaaaattattctaaataagtTATAAACAAATtgtacttatattttaattttaatttatttaaaaaattatcaaaattaaacGACGTCATTTTGTTAGGAAAAAAAAGCATTTCATACGtcgatttttcaaaattttcaatttacCGATTTTTATTAGTTTTCATCGGTTCTAACTGGTTCTAATTGATTTAATAATTTATCCAATTGAGTAATCAAATAAGAATAACAACCCTTCCAATTTTCGATTAGAATGGTTAGTCCAATTTAGTTTTTAAAACAATGTCACCATATTTGCTAATCCCTCATATTTATGAGacgatttttattataaatacatTATCTTAAATAagattatttattatttacaatacaatttaattagtaaaattttgTATACTTAGCCACATCAATATATATTAGCTGGATCCGGCCCTGTTTGTGACAAAACGCTATTACTAAACTTTACTAAAATAGTATTTTCTTTGAAACGCTATTAATATTCTTCTTTAAGATAGTATTTTATAATAAAACGCTATTATTTTACTatcatatataattaataaaataaaaggctATTTTTTTAAAACGTTATTATGTTAGCATTTACCTAAAGCGCTattgttttatataatatatataattaataaaataaaataaaaccaaaacactTTTTGGCATATAATTTTCACATTAGCGCTCATATTTTCGCCAGTCACCGCCAAAAACTAAAATCATGTTTCATTGATTCTCCCAACTCTTCCTTCGTTTCATCTATTTTCCCTCATTAATCATAGATTCATCACCGTCAGCTCTTTCTTCTTGAATtatattcattactcataaattatatcaaatttatgatatgtgaattaattaatatcccaaaaattttaatttttgggatttttaatttatttttttttgttttttcggagatgcatctctgaattaatcaaaatcccaatttttgggatttttcggaagtgcacttccgaagtctgaacagaatttaaaaaaaaaaatttcaaaaatgcatttccgaagcaggggtaaagtggggtttttgTTAGGGGTGactcccatagggaggtgggtaaagaaaaaacctttttattattatcatatgtttacatcatttaggtaaacCCTCCAAACTAACCAGACTTATTGAAATAACAAACTAACTACAACCCCAAGTGCCTATCTAAAAAGAAAAACTTCTACAGAAAAGTTATTGATCATGCATCATGTAGTCCTTTCAAGCAAAATAGGAGAATACACTAAAGCATCCAACTGAAATCAAACTCCATATCAAATTTGAGCGAATGACATTATGTTAGGATGCAAAATCTAAACCCTAAAGAAACTAGAGAAAAACTGTAAAACTTAATGAAAGACACAattaaactattaaaaataacgttcatttcttttcattgatTCATTACAAAGAGATACTACCACTTAAATACTACTCCTAAAACATCTTAACCATCCAAGTGACATAATCACAAGACCTAAGAAGTTTCTAGAACTATTACAATATAACcactaatatattaaataaattattagtaatattactCTTTATCACATTAATGGATAACCTGAAGTTCATTCCAAACAACTCATGTATATATCATTTAAAGATATCATAGTTAGGCTGCATATATAGCACAAAATATACAGGATGCATATATAAATGCGAAAAATGAGATTAATTACTGTATTTTTTGTGATCCTAataaatcatggaagacatagtTAAACAAACACCGCATTGCAATAAAGGCATCCAGAAAGACAAGAAAACCAAATAGAAGCATATGATCCATGAGAACATGGTGGTGCATTCATGGAAAGTACAGGCCACTTTCAAAACATTAGAAACTAATCTAGattgtttaatattttataaagatATTTAAAACAAAAGTGTTAGTATTTACTTAAAAAATCATTTTGTCGAAGTTAAATTGGACTAAAAATATGATTATTTTCCATTTAAACAAAAGTCACATATTATATAACAGAGATGGGATTCAAAGATCATTGTGACACTTCTACTTACTACTTAATGTGGAACTAAAAGTAAAACGAAAAAGCCACCAAGCATATGTATAGAAATTGGGAAGGTAGCATCAAAATTGTATTCCTTACGAAGAACACTTAGTAGATCTACTGGGTGAATCTGTGTCTTTACATATTCCTTTGCAATTACAAAATTCctagcaaacattgaaaaaatgaGCAAAATATACAAATATTACCAACAGTGGATAAATGAGCAGCCTATGGTagataaaaatactaattttctaaCCAAATCTTGAGCGAGTTTGATCAACTGCTTTATTGAACCCAGAAATATGACTAAAAGAGCATGAGCTGCCTCCATAAATTCATGAGTTGTTGCCTATGATAGGAAATGTAAGAGAAACCATTTTAATTTATCAGTCTCGTAACATCAGATATGAAATAAAACATATGTACAAATGAAAGTAAATTAGGGTAagttagaaaaaaaataatgttggaTATAATCAGCAAGCTTATACTTTTTGGCCTCTAGAATTGCCAATCCTGCGGCACGTCGTAGCTTAGAAACTATTATCGGGTCAAGAGCATTTGTTCCCAGCTACGCCTTACATTAAAAAGACAAAAGCAAACATACATGATGAATATGAATAAGTGCGAAGTATTTAAGCAAAAACTTCTCATGTATTCCATCGTCATAAAACCCCCAGATGTTGGATTAGTTATGGAATGAACATGAGTTGAAAAATAATCAAGAAAACAGAGCTTCACATGCTTGACAGTAAAAAAGGATGTATCCGCATGCCAATTGAACCAGAACTTGGGATAACAGAACCCTGTAAATTGTGGTGTACATTTGTAGCACTATTCAAATCCTGCAATAGGTTATTGAATACCAAACTGAGGAATGTTTGAATGAAAACACAAGATAAGTATTAAATTTTACAGAAACACAGTGCAAGAAAAGATTTTTGAGacaataaaaatcacaaatatgaacaaaagtTTACAGACTTTCAAACTCAATGAAGCAGACAGTAAGCCTCTCCTGTCTTAAAATCTTCATTTGCTTAAAACCAGGTTGTCTGCATTAGAAAGCCAAGTTCAACAGATTAATCACATACATGAGACAACATAGCAAATACTACATAGATTTAACAGTAGAGCCTGTGTGAAAGGATAAGATGCATATACAGAGTGAAAAGGCCCCTCACTTATTCCTCATTAATGTTCTCTCCAAAGTTACCAAAACCGTTAAGGATAAGCCATCCATTCCCAAAACAGTTCCTTGCAACCAAATACCACACATCCCAATACAATTGCCCTGCACTATACAAAAATAGATTCAGCAGAAAAACACAGATGAAGCCTACCTCATATATGGAGAGTTGTCGTTTTTTCCTTCTATACATTAAAAAAGATGAAACCTACATCATATATGGATGTAGCGACGCTAAAAAACAATTGAATAGACTTGAATAGATTTCATAACCTGCACAAAAATTAACAAAACACAGCAACCCAAAAACTAAACAGAAAATCCTCGCAAAATGGACAAAACCAGAGTCTGCACTGGTTGTGAAAGTGTATTCCGAATCTGTTACAAGATTGAGATAAACTCACGGTTTGGATCTGCTTTGTGCGGTATGATATAGATCCGGTTTTGGAAGAAACAGTGGAAGGGTTTTTCGGTTTAACGGTTGTGTGGAGTGAAGAGGAAGGTCAGTTTTGATGTTGTTTCACGGATGAACCATGGTGAAAGCTTGTCGTTGTCGGCGGCTGATTTTTAGGGTTTGAGGGGAAAATGGGGAGAAGAGTctacgagagagagagagagagagagagagagagagagagagagagaaaagacaATGTAATGAGAAAGAGAATGAGCAAAGCTGTGTGTTTAGTTGGATGGAAAAGTACTTATGCAAACCGCACGTTTGGCCAGatgtatttttgaatttgttaATTACCGTAACATCCTTTTGCAAGGGGGAGTTTTTTTTTATAGAAGGGTGAAATAGTCACTTCGGTCAATTTattagtattgggtagatagtatagtagatagtagatgtaTACAGCCAGCCCGTTTTACTATCCATCACTACTCTGAATCTGCACCCCTGCTTGCAGTCTGTTACACACCCCTTGGCTGGCTTGTTTTGATTTTAAACTTGGGCCCAACACCCCTATTTGAACTGCACCCCCATATTTGCTTATTTTCTTTATgttcattgttttaatttttttttgttatactatttgtttcaatttaattgttaaaaatacaaaaaaaaatatgttagtaatttagatttttatttctcttattaaaaacacaaaaatattttagtttaatttctcatagtgaaaataccaaaaatatgttgtttaattttaattctcttttagaTTCTAATATGCTTATTTCTATATTTTCTTtagttaattttgattaatatttgttagCATTTCTTTGTCATttattcatgcatcattataTATATCCGTGACTAACATTTTCTTGACTTTTGTGAGGTATTGTTATCATTGAGGCGTTGGACTATTTTGTGGACATTTACCATTTATTgtatatattatccttttattttccgcTTTAATTTTCAATTGGGTTGTAATAATCAATAGTTAATTTTCATCCCCATTCGTTTAAATTTGTAATTCCCCCATCCCGaggccttgtaataattttaccgctttctcttaccgctttattttattattgcttgctttcttttaaccgtttttcaaaataaaagaatattaggACCTTAGTcgttttctaccataagtcgatcgcacttcacgcatcgccatcaaccgtacTTACACATGCACACTTGCACGGCTTGAGACTGGGCTTTCTTACAGATGACCTACTCGATTGATCGTTTTGAGGTTAGTCTTTGACTAGTTCACGTACACTCTTATTTTACCTCTTTCATGTTCATCCCTTTATGCTTGAACTTGTATACttgtttgtatggattttacctgtatgagcttgtatgtttttgtttatttctttcaTCTCCTCTTTTAATAAAATGTTCACccccgcattacttggtccatataccaagcccccaaccaactctttgtaagCCGATTGCCTCGCGCATCGCCATCGacctgttttcaaaactctttttcataataaaaaaccttgacttttgtcatgtgatcttcttttaaaactcttttgtgcacttgcactcttttcctttaaaactgttttcaataaaacctttttcaaaacttttgagcagaactacaaatgttctgacttctccattgcactgaggaggtatgtaggcacaagatgtgtaTGTCTTGCCGAGCAAATTTTTGTATAActttttattttctcattttctttctctttagCAAACAAAAGATGGTTTTAATATAAACACggattttcaaaaggtttctgtggagtaccacagatgtgaggggtgttaacaccttccccttacataaccaacccccgtatccagatttcttttgtggattttttgagttttttcccTTTCCCCTTTTGGAATTAATAAagttcgatggcgactcttgctttttaaTGAGTTAAGTTAACCAATGACTTAAACTCAAATTTTCAGCTGCTACAATGTGAAGTAGGAGAAAAAAATATGGTTATCAGAGGTGTTGTTTCTCCCATAACTGCAATTTAGAAAACAAAAACACAACACTcttttctctctcaattttttgaAATCAAACTCAATATCCAAACACGAAAATTTCAAAAACATGAAATTAATCTCCAAACACAACAATAAGACTCAACAATCGTGAAAACGAAAGGGGAAAGCTTACCAAGATTCGGATTTGGCATCGGTGGAGATTGACGTGATGGGAGGAGGTAGTCGCGCGACCGCAGGTTGATCGGAGGTGCCGTTTTGCAGTCTTTGCGGTGATTGGGCGATCCCGGTGGTGATCCGACGTGTTGGCGTTGTGGCTGGGTCCAGGTGCTTTCGGAGGTGGTGCTCCATCAACTTCAAGGTTGCTCGATTCGTTTTCGGTTCTTTgttcttctccttctttctttTGAAATTCCGAATAGTGATGCTTGAGGTCGTTGCTTTTGTGTCGATGATGTTGAATCATGAAGGTTGCAGGTGGTACGAATCTGACGGTGGATGACTGAACGGAAGCAGTGCTGAGAGGTGCGGTTGGGCTTACCGATGACGTTTGTTATCTGGTTGTTTGCCGAATCTACTGCGGCCGTTGCTGGATGCGTGATGAAGTCTGATATGATGTTACTCGATTAGGGTGGTTGCACGGCGGAGATCGATTCCATTTCCAACCTTGGATTTGAGTTGCTCCAAAGAGATGAAATAAACAATAAACAAGTGTTGTTGTGATTGTTAACAAAATATGTGAATGAATTGTTATCCCTGTGATATATGTGAACATGCTTGAATTGAAGTTAGAAGACATTAGGAAGAGTGTTGGTGCATTCGGATATTGAGATCTACAAGTTATATATATGTTAATAGTCTTGTGAATATTTGGTGTGACTTGCAATCTATTCAACTAAAAAACGTGTTCATAGGTCTTGATTTGTGGATGAAAGTTTTATAGCTTTGGTTTTAATGTTTGCAATGTTCGGGGCCGGTCCAACCCGTTTAGAGGCTTAAAGCAAATTTTAAAGTGAGGTCtttaaaatgtatttcaaaatattaattttgtggttGTTAAGAGTTAAACCAAATACCAATAGAAAAAGAGGCTTATATATTAACAATTCAACTACAATAATATATGTAATTTAattatcattatatatttttatatctaaataaaaaaaatgagacCTTTTTTAAGCCCAAAATTTTGAGGCCTAAAACCCTAGCTTTAGCAGCTTGGCCCTTGGGCCGGCTCTGGCAATGTTTGTTtaaaagaaatgaaagatgatGATATTTTTACGTGAATAGAGAACATGTAAGGTATTTTTAGTGTAACTTTGCATTTGGTGAAAATGAGTATTTTGGAGTAAGACGAGaatattggaaaatatatataATGTTAGAAAAAGTGGAACAAAAGGCTGTATAAACAATTGTTAGTAAAATGAAATAGGTACGTGtgtggattaaaaatattttttatgaaaaaactaATTACTATTAGATAATCATCATgtggttaaaaaataataataggaaAATAAATGGGGCCTCATATAGAAATCATCGGCCAAAACTAAATAATATTGAAAAATTTTGAAAGAGTTTGTGAAAAAGTTTGTAGAATTATGGATGAGAGAGAGTTAGAAAATTGTGAAGATTGTTGATAATTGTTaagaaaattgttgatgaaaaaAAGAGGGTTAGAGGTGCCTTTTTATTGACTGGAATTTAGATCAAAACAATCttaaaaaggaaaagatccaacccaaaggcccatcaACCTTCTTGAtcccaagattaagaacctggacaCACAAGGACACACTTGTGTCGATAAAAAAAGTTGGAAATGCACCAAAGGCCCATCAACCTTCTTGAtcccaagattaagaacctggacaCACAAGGACACAtcccaagattaagaacctggacaCACAAGGACACACTTGTGTCGATAAAAAAAGTTGGAAATGCACCAAAGGCCCATCAACCTTCTTGAtcccaagattaagaacctggacaCACAAGGACACACTTGTGTCGATAAAAAAAGTTGGAAATGCACCAAGCGGaaattgaacccgtgaccttttgtTTGCAAGCCTTACCTTTTTACCAATtttgctatgttatttatttgaaataaaaagccagtTAAAAAGGTATGAAGCATAGACgaacattttctatttattaaaatataaataatttaagagtaattaaaatagactttaaatcgaatatttataaaattcaagatgtcaatgtaaatgaacccaagcttttataaaaactcaatttttgaaatagttttgaatttttgaaaagtatgagcaaattttggggtacaacaacaTTCTTTGAAGCTTTCGCTCTAGGCATATGCTGCAAAAAATAATTCAGGATGAGAAAATAATTCAAGTAAGTAAATATCATATAACACGTCAATTGAGTACCTTTTTTTTTTGCTGCCATATTTTCCTGGGCTATTTGACTGGCATGTATTGGCACATCTTCAGTAGGCACATTGTTTGTT
The genomic region above belongs to Vicia villosa cultivar HV-30 ecotype Madison, WI unplaced genomic scaffold, Vvil1.0 ctg.003724F_1_1, whole genome shotgun sequence and contains:
- the LOC131641417 gene encoding uncharacterized protein LOC131641417, with the translated sequence MIQHHRHKSNDLKHHYSEFQKKEGEEQRTENESSNLEVDGAPPPKAPGPSHNANTSDHHRDRPITAKTAKRHLRSTCGRATTSSHHVNLHRCQIRILGNCIGMCGIWLQGTVLGMDGLSLTVLVTLERTLMRNKQPGFKQMKILRQERLTVCFIEFESL